The Chanos chanos chromosome 3, fChaCha1.1, whole genome shotgun sequence genome segment TGTAAAACTAAAATACACAGCTCTCCTGTTGTCTGCAAATGCTTTGCCCTGTCATTTCATGTGTAAGccatgcttttccttttttccaacTCATGTGATGCCTGTTAAATGTTGGTAAAATACGGTTTACGTACGTCTTTTGCTAACTCGGGTCTTTGGTATTACAGGCGGGCTGTTTGGGGGCACACAGAATAAGGGCTTTGGCTTCTCCTCTGGCCTGGGCACAGGCACTGCGACTGGGACAGGCTTTGGCACAGGGCTGGGAGGAGGACTGGGATTTGGAGGGTTTAACATCCAGTCATCACAACAGCAAGGTCAGTTGTCCTGCTGTGTTGGCGTACTTTGTGCATGAAAATGGAGTCTTCAGTAAATGAGCCAGACTGCTGAAGGCTTTAAGATGAATGAAAAGTAAACCAGGGTTGAATAATCTATGGCAGTACTGGCATCTCCTCTGGCTTTGTGTATGAAACCGTCTGACGTCTCCTGGTGTCTTGTTGTCAGGGGGGTTGTTTGGCCAACAGGCCCAGGCTCAACCTCAATCTAACCAGCTGATCAACACAGCCAGTGCCCTCTCTGCGCCTACTCTACTCAACGATGAACGAGATGCCATCCTCGCCAAGTGGAACCAGCTGCAAGCGTTCTGGGGCACGGGCAAGGGCTTCTTCCAAAACAACGTCCCCCCCGTAGAGTTCACTCAAGAAAACCCCTTCTGCAGATTTAAGGTGATTACCTGACCAGACAGGTCATTGACAGGGATAATACCATTTGTCAGGGTAACACAGAGGGATGATGAAGCACAGCATTGCATTGGGGTGAAGTAAAAGACTCCTGGAGCGCTACGTTTAATAGGATGCTCTgtagaaataagaaaaaaaatagtcttttctcttctgttgaGGCTGACATGATGTTTTGCCTATATATAATAGATATCTTATTGAAGTCCTTTTTGATCGTGTAAAATGGCTTCCATCTGTTGACCATTTCACTTGACTGTCACTGCTGCTCAGTCTCTCAGCCTCGCACGGATCCGTCTGCTTTTCCTTCATGTTGGAGAAAGGACATGAagagttttctctttctctgtttttttttttttcctctccgtCTCAGGCGGTGGGATACAGCTGTGTTCCGTCCACTAAGGATGAGGATGGCTTGGTGGTGTTAGCTCTGAATAAGAAGGAGTCAGATGTGCGCAGTCAGCAACAGCAGCTGGTGGAGTCGCTGCATAAAATCCTGGGAGGACACCAGACTCTCACCGTCAACGTGGAGGGAGTGAAAGCCCTGCCAGACGATCAGTCAGTATCACATCTTCTCGCGCTGTTAGAGAGCTGGGATAGAGACATATTGAGAGTGTGCCTTTAGACTATGTGGTTGGAGTATATACACTCTGCGTTTTATTTGGTAATTTGTCCATGTGAGCATTACTTGACAAGACTCTCAAAATGAACTATTGTGACTGACATGGAGGTGAACAGAAGCTGCGCTGAAGGGTGCTACCATAAGTTGTCAAAAAAGTACAAATGTATTCTAATTCATCACTGGAGAATGAATTAGAAGAGAATATACCTCACTGACTTTGTTTGGGTTCTCTCTGTAGGACGGAGGTGATCGTGTACGTGGTGGAGCGTTCCGCTAACGGAACCTCAAAGCGGGTTCCGGCCACCACACTCTTTAGTTACATGGAGCAGGCCAATGTTAAGactcagttacagcagctgggAGTGATCATGTCTGTGGCCCGAACAGCACTGTCACCTGCTCAGCTCAAACAGCTTCTACAGAACCCCCCGGCAGGTCAGTCGGACATCCAACTCTAcgaaaaaaatgttattttacactTTCCTTACACTTTTATGTTAAGGGCCATAGCCTGGcacgggaaaaaaaagttgcctTCAGTGAAGCACTGTTTCCTGGCTTCTGAAGAGCAGTGTGAGATTTCAACTTTTCAAATAGAATTTAGGTTCAAAGATTTTGTAATTGAGTGAGCTGAATGAATGCTTTTGATTGAAAGCACATTAGctatttcagtttttgttgaAATTTCACTCACTGCACGGGTGTGGATTTGCAGAGTCATCTTAACAAACCTGAATGTTTGAGTTTTAGCttaggttgtgttttttttttttttttccagagaacactagttttatttttataggcTCATGTGTATAGagagtaggtgatttgtagggtgATGAGGGGGCATTCCATCCCTCTTGTTAGCACAATGACCAACATGCATCCCCCTGGTTAACCTGCTATCACCTtacatactctatagagtagtgtcagtgaccactgggccaacccccccccctgtaaaaaataaaacaaatctcCTATTGCGTATAGAGTATCATGTATATGTGTACCATACCTCACATATAGTGGGTATACTTGGTTATGGACATGAAAAGGGttctgaacagttttttttttccttttaggtGTGGACCCTATTATCTGGGAGCAGGCCAAAGTAGATAACCCGGATCCTGAGAAGTAAATgccaatttaaaaaatgaacaaataatctATTCTTAAGTGTTATCAAAACAGAATGTATGTGTAATGTCAGTATAAGGATGGTACCCACACAGCTAACTGAGTTGTAATAATGACTGGGGTTAGGTTGATACCAGTGCCCATGGTTGGCTTTAAAGAGCTGCTCCGTCGACTAAAGATCCAAGAGCAAATGACCAAACAGCACCAGACAAGAGTGGATGTGAGTATTGTCTCCACAATGCTGAAAGACAGCAAACCTACCTAGTAAACTTATGTCATGTGTTAATACACCGTCTGCTGCCTTTTGTTGAAAAGTGATGTAAAATTCTGCAGATCATCTCCAATGACATCAGTGAGTTACAGAAGAATCAAGCGACGACAGTGGCCAAAATCGCTCAGTATAAGAGAAAGTTAATGGATCTCTCACACAGAGTTCTGCAGGTATGATGCCTTACGTCACCGCACGGGCACgtacacacacctgcactcagtaatataaaagagaaaatctCTGAGAAATAGCTTAATACTAGTAGTAAGTAAAGGGTGTTGGAGCTTTGACAGGTTTTGCTACTTTCTTGAAAGAACTTTAAGATGTCATAACTATGCAATAAGAAGGTAAATAGTTGCTGTTCTCTATTGCTTCTCTTGGCTTTTATTAGAGTATTATTgatactgaaatgtttgtgttatgtgCAGGTACTCATTAAACAGGAAATCCAGAGGAAGAGTGGTTATGCTATTCAGGTGGACGAGGAACATCTGAGAGTCCAACTGGACACCATTCAGTCAGAGCTCAACGCCCCCACACAGTTTAAGGTGCTTACGCTCGCCTTCCACTTTATCAGAAGACCAACAAATCATTGACTGATTTAGAATAATTTCACATCAAACATGGTTGAaacattatatgtgtgtgtgtgtgtgtgtgtgtgtgtgtgtgtttgtgttcattcagGGTCGTCTGAATGAGCTGATGTCACAGATCCGGATGCAGAACCATTTTGGGGCAGTGCGCTCAGAGGAGAGATACAGTGTGGATGCAGATCTGCTCAGAGAGATCAAACAGGTTAGTCTCAAAGAGAGAGcaatgagtgtatgtgtgtgtgtttctatttacTTAAGTCCAAAAATACTGTCTTAGAGAAAATATTTAAGATGACAGTTTAAATATATGAACACATGAACTGTTTCATTGTCTAGGACAGACTTGTGTTGATTTCAGGACATTTGCTGCTTTTATTAGCTTTATTAGGATTATTTCGATTAGGTTTTAAAATCTTCAGTGGATAACGCATTAGTGCGTCCGCCTCTAATGTCAGTCTGTCCATGTGGTCTCAGAGGAGCATGATGAGTGAAACAGCTCCTTTAAAGGGGCCTGTCAGTGGTCTTTTGTATTCTTGGTGTGTGATTCTTAGTAATGTTTGAACgtttctctgttctttccagCATTTGAAGCAGCAACAGGAAGGTCTAAGTCACCTGATCAGCGTAATCAAAGACGACATGGAAGATATCAAACTCATTGAACAGGGTCTCCATGACAGTATGCATGTCAGGGGTGGAAAGCTCAGCTAATGTGTTCCCTTGAAtacatcagacagacacacacacacacacacacactcacacacttcactcTTTTGCAGTACTTACCCAGGTCCACCCCCCTATTCTCTGTTTCACCCTGGTCTAgtaaaattaaaacatgctTGTAGAATTGGAGTCTGTGCAGACTGTGTAGCTAAAGGGAGTTTTGTGAAGTGCCTGTTGGGGTGTTGGTATGAGTATAAGTGTATTACTGCTGCCAAGACGCTAGAATAGCATCCCACAGttcttgtgtgtgagagagcactgccctcaaaaaaaatcacattggGTAAAGATATTAAGGAACAAACTGCTGGCTCTGGGAGCCACATCTTGGCTTGGTTGTAGCAGAATAACACATGACTCTTGTTCTCTGTTAACGTTACAAAAATTCTGTTAATATACCCACTATCTACCCAGTaaggataataataatgatgggAAATctggtttgatttggtttgcTGGGTAGCTTGAAGGATGTTTGGACATATTACTCTTTcaagcaacacaacacaagtgAAATCATTTTAGAGTTTAAAGGTGAACCTGGTATCTTTGAAAATACAACTATTGCGTCTCAAGAAGCAGCCTCAGTACATTAGATGTGCTAATTTAACATTGGCTGGATTGCGCTGGGTGGACACGCCCCTGACATTGAGGGATATGACAACAATAAtgtgataaaatattttaaagtattgAACtcaatatgtgtatatataataccttttattattacattatggtTTTGTATTCTGGAAAAAATCTGGATTTATACATCCTAATTGGACTTGAATAAAGCTTCGTTATCAAACCAGTTTCATGGATtctttgttgtcattttatttctaCAGGTtaaattctcacacacacgcacacacccacacacacaaaattgggTTGCAAGTTGACAAGTGGGTGGAATTCTGGTAAAGTTTAGTAGTTTGCCTTGGTTTCCCTTAGTCCCCTACAAAATAGAGTTACGTTTTTGTTAAATAGTATTAAATCATGGATGGTCATAGGTcgcaaataaaaatgaaagttgtAATCAGAACGTTTTTTTCCTGCATCTTCTTGTTTCTACATTTTTTAAGAGCAAACAGTTCGTTCCATGTCTGTAAAAAATATGAAGTCTTGTAGGCTGTCTCACAGTTTGATGAATTAAGAGCACTCCATCCAAGATGTAATAGTTTAGTGGAGGTCCAGTTTACATGATGTCATGCATTGATATCACATTAAATAAAACTCAATTCCATTCTCAATCAAGTGTCGATTATGCCACAGTGCAGTTAGGTCCACTCCGAGTGATCTCACATTCCAGCAACTTCTGTTTTCAATTTGGTCAGTCCGCTGAATTTCACAGGCAACGACAATGTGACATTCCAGGAAATGTTGATGTTTCACCCACTGCTCTCTCAAGGTTTGTCTGGTTGCAGCAGATCAGTGGGCACGACCCCAATTGAACTGTCCTCTCTCTTAAGCTGGGTCGCATCTACCAAACGGAATGCCTCCATGAACTCATTGATATCAATGCACCCATCCTTGTTGAAGTCGATGCTCATGGCCAGGTCAAAGATGGCTTTGTCGCTGATCTCTGTTTTCAAATGGGAACTCAGCAGCTTCCATGTCTGACGGAATTCTTCGAATGAGATGAAacctgacagacacagtcaatcaTTGTATACAGTACTCCCCTTTCACACATTACAGCTATCTCCTTTGCAGCTCTGTACAAATTTAGTTTCAGtttctttacatacacacacacatgtatacggtatatatatatatatatatatatatatatatatatatatatatatatatatatatatatatatatatatatatatatacatatatatatatatatatagagagagagagagagagagggagagagacacgcacatcaatgtccttccatgttcccttcatagatacataaatacacatagttaaagGCACTGCTTTACCAttaggaaaaaaatgtccataaTGAAGAAGCTTATTATCTCTACTTACATGTTTTCTATAGGCTTATTTTACTATAGGTAATTAATGCAAGCTGTATTCTTGACTATCTGGGCCTCATTATAGCGAAAAGGCATTAACTCTCATAGATGCTATATTAACTGGGGTGGTTAAATTTTATAtcccatatttaaaaaatactataaaatactcaataaaaaaatcaaataacttaatTGAAAATGATATAGCAAATTGTGTACTAGAAATTACATGTGATGtaataacatgtaataacatGTAACTTAAACAACAGGACTGAACTGGGTACATGCTTAGCGTTATCCTGATAAGTGGAAATTCttatgttccattattcactgattcatggagatactgaggcaaaaaaaaattaatcctGAAATGGATGTCTTTCTGACATCCAAAAATATCTCTAaggtaaaatatctctcaaatctgAGTCTATTTTtatatgaaggaaaaacagaaggagaagaacagcagTTTGTACCCTTAATAACCACACATCAAGCAATTTcgatgtacatttttatgttcctactggctaccccacataccattttggtcctatgaaaataaCCAAAATATGCCAccatgccttgttttattcataatatcttcatgttcattggtggtagagacctcagATATTGGTACAAAATTaacaaaagattgtatttgcagaaaaaataaTGACCGATATCATGTTGGTGCaaaattgtgtgtttgtagtacCTTCAATGTCACTCTTGTTGAGGagttttgcacttttttccaaatctagggtcttataaaaataaaatggcatgcagtacaggcttttaatggttttgggATAcggaaaacatgtttgtcttccatcctgcaaggtttggtgaggctaggaacaatactggtcaagatattaatgcccaaacatgacttcccagataaggcgtttttgaggctataaaagtgaaataatatcaagggctgaaaaaacatgaaaacagaatttgaacagaaatattttatgg includes the following:
- the nup54 gene encoding nucleoporin p54; this translates as MAFSFGGGGTNAPSSSGFSFGSFGAKTTASPAFGFGTATTTTASSGFSTLTAPAFGPTTTTTASTGFGFGSTTTGTFGGFGTTTTSAPTGSTFSFAAPSNTGGLFGGTQNKGFGFSSGLGTGTATGTGFGTGLGGGLGFGGFNIQSSQQQGGLFGQQAQAQPQSNQLINTASALSAPTLLNDERDAILAKWNQLQAFWGTGKGFFQNNVPPVEFTQENPFCRFKAVGYSCVPSTKDEDGLVVLALNKKESDVRSQQQQLVESLHKILGGHQTLTVNVEGVKALPDDQTEVIVYVVERSANGTSKRVPATTLFSYMEQANVKTQLQQLGVIMSVARTALSPAQLKQLLQNPPAGVDPIIWEQAKVDNPDPEKLIPVPMVGFKELLRRLKIQEQMTKQHQTRVDIISNDISELQKNQATTVAKIAQYKRKLMDLSHRVLQVLIKQEIQRKSGYAIQVDEEHLRVQLDTIQSELNAPTQFKGRLNELMSQIRMQNHFGAVRSEERYSVDADLLREIKQHLKQQQEGLSHLISVIKDDMEDIKLIEQGLHDSMHVRGGKLS